A window from Synechococcus sp. RSCCF101 encodes these proteins:
- a CDS encoding NAD(P)H-binding protein, with product MQVLVVGATGTLGRQIARTALDQGHSVRCMVRTPRKAAFLQEWGCELTRGDLLEPDSLDYALEGQEAVIDAATSRPSDSLSIYDIDWDGKRNLLRACAKAGVARFVFLSLLGADQHRSIPLMDIKHCTEQLLMASGFDYTILRGAAFMQGVIGQVAIPVLESQTVWVSGTPTPIAYMNTQDMARFAVAALERPQTVRGAFPVVGPRAWNTGEVVQLCEQLSGRSARVFRVRPFLIRLMQSLASFFEPAVNIAERLAFAEVTGGGQPLDAPMQESYEAFGLDPAETTDLRAYLKEYYDTILKRLREMEADLDKDAKKKLPF from the coding sequence ATGCAGGTTCTGGTGGTTGGCGCGACCGGCACTCTCGGTCGCCAGATCGCCCGAACCGCTCTGGATCAGGGTCACAGCGTGCGCTGCATGGTGCGCACTCCCCGCAAGGCCGCCTTTCTGCAGGAGTGGGGCTGCGAGCTGACCCGGGGCGATCTGCTGGAACCCGACAGCCTCGACTACGCACTCGAGGGCCAGGAGGCGGTGATCGACGCGGCCACCAGCCGCCCCAGCGACTCCCTCAGCATCTACGACATCGACTGGGACGGGAAGCGCAATCTGCTCAGGGCCTGCGCGAAGGCCGGCGTGGCTCGCTTCGTCTTCCTCTCGCTTCTGGGGGCGGATCAGCACCGCTCCATCCCCCTGATGGACATCAAGCACTGCACCGAGCAGCTGCTGATGGCCTCCGGTTTCGACTACACGATCCTGCGGGGTGCCGCGTTCATGCAGGGCGTGATCGGCCAGGTGGCCATCCCGGTCCTCGAAAGCCAGACGGTGTGGGTCAGCGGCACGCCCACACCGATCGCCTACATGAACACTCAGGACATGGCCCGCTTCGCCGTGGCGGCCCTGGAACGGCCGCAGACGGTGCGTGGCGCCTTCCCGGTGGTGGGGCCGCGGGCCTGGAACACCGGTGAGGTTGTGCAGCTGTGCGAACAGCTGAGCGGACGCAGCGCCCGCGTCTTCCGCGTGCGGCCCTTCCTCATCCGGTTGATGCAGTCGCTGGCGTCCTTCTTCGAGCCGGCGGTGAACATCGCCGAGCGTCTCGCCTTCGCCGAGGTCACCGGCGGCGGCCAACCGCTGGATGCTCCGATGCAGGAGAGCTACGAGGCTTTCGGTCTCGATCCGGCCGAGACCACCGATCTGCGCGCCTACCTCAAGGAGTACTACGACACGATCCTCAAGCGGCTGCGCGAGATGGAGGCCGATCTCGACAAGGACGCCAAGAAGAAGCTGCCCTTCTGA
- a CDS encoding pseudouridine synthase has protein sequence MISQFSPEPGSRWSCLSDLVSVPDVYPAGRLDADSEGLLLLTDRGRLQHRLTDPRLGHWRHYWVQVEGCPEPPALDRLRRGVTVRGERTLPARVTRIPPPPLPARDPPIRFRRHQPTDWLGIALRQGRNRQIRRMTAAVGHPTLRLVRHAIDLMDGEPPLVLGDLAPGCWRPVTPAETRRLERLLQAPSALSRSSRSGRRRRRGGLR, from the coding sequence GTGATCAGCCAGTTCAGCCCCGAGCCCGGAAGCCGCTGGAGCTGCCTGTCCGACCTGGTGTCGGTGCCAGATGTCTACCCCGCGGGCCGTCTCGATGCGGACTCGGAGGGCCTGCTGCTCCTCACCGATCGCGGCCGGCTCCAGCACCGCCTCACCGATCCCCGCCTCGGCCACTGGCGCCACTACTGGGTGCAGGTGGAGGGTTGTCCGGAGCCGCCCGCGCTCGATCGTCTGCGCCGAGGCGTGACCGTGCGCGGTGAGCGCACCCTGCCGGCGCGCGTCACCAGGATTCCGCCGCCACCGCTGCCGGCGCGCGATCCGCCGATTCGCTTCCGCCGGCACCAGCCGACCGACTGGCTCGGCATCGCGCTGCGGCAGGGCCGCAACCGCCAGATCCGGCGCATGACCGCCGCCGTGGGGCATCCCACCCTGCGGCTCGTGCGCCATGCGATCGATCTGATGGATGGTGAACCGCCCCTGGTCCTCGGTGATCTGGCGCCGGGGTGCTGGCGCCCGGTCACGCCGGCGGAGACCCGCCGCCTGGAGCGGCTGCTTCAGGCGCCGTCAGCCCTCAGCCGCAGCAGCCGGAGCGGGCGGCGGCGCCGCCGGGGAGGGCTCCGGTGA
- a CDS encoding methyltransferase domain-containing protein, translated as MALDSTAAAATSADLDQTLAVQERYGAAAQEQEACLCCAVEFDPALLDVIPAEVVERDYGCGNPTRWVSSGDTVLDLGSGSGKNAFICAQIVGAGGRVIGIDRNHDMLDLARGAAPQVAARLGYANVAFREGAIEDLSAPTPDGTPLVADASVDVVLSNCVLNLVNPAARGQLLREIRRVLRPGGRVAISDIVSDREVPLALQHDPDLWSGCISGAWQEDAFLADFRALGFEDVTYADRSDTPWKVVEGISFRSVTLTGALPGGAAARSGCCG; from the coding sequence ATGGCCCTCGATTCCACCGCAGCAGCAGCCACCTCCGCCGACCTGGATCAGACCCTGGCGGTGCAGGAGCGTTACGGCGCCGCGGCCCAGGAGCAGGAGGCCTGCCTCTGCTGCGCGGTGGAGTTCGACCCCGCCCTGCTCGATGTGATTCCGGCCGAGGTGGTCGAACGCGACTACGGCTGCGGCAACCCCACCCGCTGGGTGAGCAGCGGCGACACGGTGCTGGATCTGGGCAGCGGCAGCGGCAAGAACGCCTTCATCTGTGCCCAGATCGTGGGGGCCGGAGGGCGGGTGATCGGCATCGACCGCAACCACGACATGCTCGACCTGGCCCGGGGGGCCGCTCCCCAGGTCGCCGCCCGCCTCGGCTACGCGAATGTGGCGTTTCGCGAGGGCGCCATCGAGGATCTCTCCGCCCCCACACCGGATGGCACGCCGCTGGTGGCCGATGCCAGCGTCGATGTGGTGCTGAGCAACTGCGTGCTCAACCTGGTCAATCCCGCGGCCCGGGGCCAGCTGCTGCGCGAGATCCGGCGGGTGCTGCGCCCGGGCGGGCGGGTCGCCATCAGCGACATCGTCAGCGACCGGGAGGTGCCCCTGGCCCTCCAGCACGACCCGGACCTCTGGAGCGGCTGCATCAGCGGCGCCTGGCAGGAGGACGCGTTCCTGGCCGATTTCAGGGCTCTGGGCTTCGAGGACGTGACCTACGCCGATCGCAGCGACACGCCCTGGAAGGTGGTGGAGGGGATCTCCTTCCGCTCGGTGACCCTCACCGGAGCCCTCCCCGGCGGCGCCGCCGCCCGCTCCGGCTGCTGCGGCTGA
- the petM gene encoding cytochrome b6-f complex subunit PetM, with protein MASEIFGTAALFWVLIPVGLLGGALLLKLQKD; from the coding sequence TTGGCCTCCGAAATCTTCGGCACCGCCGCCCTCTTCTGGGTGCTGATCCCCGTGGGCCTGCTGGGCGGAGCCCTGCTGCTGAAGCTCCAGAAGGACTGA
- a CDS encoding N2,N2-dimethylguanosine tRNA methyltransferase, whose protein sequence is MGTVPPPRCDDTREADYREGAARLRLGPGFFQPDSRTARDLTVLLCARLGAGGPVRMLDLMSGCGIRALRCGLEAGGGIQEIWANDGDADRLELIRRNLAPLRQVWLQEQAGRRLRCTALPAHDLLAHCRLKRHRFDLVDLDGFGSISDLVPAVLPVLAFGGVLVLTSSDGRSPTGHDRIGAVRHHLAAARAHPCSWEIALRLQLALIARSAWAMGHDLEPLLQISDGRTFRSAVRLRRRLDPASTRRVGLLGRCDACGDQQLQPLLRLNRWPACCCSQPGRSLAVSGPLWLGPLQNTELCRELLELADARPSAGGPQITRATRRQLQRLTEDPGLPALCWSLAELGRRIGGGPPPQQRLLERLRQLGHRASASAIAPGRFRTEAPWPEVLRAARDLSDV, encoded by the coding sequence TTGGGCACCGTCCCTCCGCCTCGCTGCGACGACACACGTGAGGCCGACTATCGCGAAGGCGCCGCCCGCCTGCGGCTCGGCCCCGGCTTCTTCCAGCCGGACTCGCGCACGGCCCGCGATCTGACCGTGCTGCTCTGCGCCAGGCTCGGGGCCGGAGGGCCGGTCCGGATGCTCGATCTGATGAGCGGCTGCGGCATCCGGGCCCTGCGCTGCGGCCTGGAGGCCGGCGGCGGCATTCAGGAGATCTGGGCCAACGACGGCGACGCAGACCGCCTGGAGCTGATCCGCCGCAACCTGGCCCCGCTGCGGCAGGTCTGGCTGCAGGAGCAGGCGGGTCGCCGGCTGCGCTGCACGGCGTTGCCGGCCCACGATCTGCTGGCCCATTGCCGCCTGAAACGCCACCGCTTCGATCTGGTGGATCTCGATGGCTTCGGCAGCATCAGCGATCTCGTGCCCGCGGTGCTGCCGGTGCTGGCCTTCGGCGGCGTGCTGGTGCTCACCAGCAGCGACGGGCGCTCCCCCACCGGTCACGACCGGATCGGTGCCGTGCGGCATCACCTGGCGGCGGCGCGGGCCCACCCCTGCAGCTGGGAGATCGCCCTGCGGCTGCAGCTGGCCCTGATCGCCCGCAGCGCCTGGGCGATGGGGCACGACCTGGAACCCCTGCTCCAGATCAGCGACGGTCGCACCTTTCGCAGCGCGGTGCGGCTGCGGCGGCGGCTGGATCCCGCCAGCACCCGCCGGGTGGGATTGCTGGGCCGCTGCGATGCCTGCGGCGACCAGCAGCTGCAGCCGCTGCTGCGCCTGAACCGCTGGCCGGCCTGCTGCTGCAGCCAGCCGGGCCGGTCGCTGGCCGTGAGCGGGCCGCTCTGGCTCGGTCCGCTGCAGAACACCGAGCTCTGCCGGGAGCTGCTGGAGCTGGCCGATGCGAGGCCGTCGGCGGGCGGACCTCAGATCACGCGCGCGACACGGCGTCAGCTGCAGCGGCTGACGGAGGACCCGGGTCTGCCCGCCCTCTGCTGGTCGCTGGCGGAGCTGGGCCGGCGCATCGGCGGCGGCCCGCCGCCCCAGCAGCGGCTGCTGGAGCGGCTGCGGCAGCTGGGGCACCGGGCATCGGCCAGCGCGATCGCCCCGGGCCGCTTCCGCACCGAAGCCCCCTGGCCCGAGGTGCTGCGTGCCGCACGCGACCTGAGCGACGTTTAA